The Alnus glutinosa chromosome 8, dhAlnGlut1.1, whole genome shotgun sequence DNA segment tTATGCCACTCTGAACTAAATGATGCAATAGGAGTTTTGAGAAATCAAATCTGATAacaacgaaaaataaaatatgggtATATGTCCGACAACCATATCCTCTTTAGTCCAATAACCAACTGCTTCCACTAAAATACAAACTCTTTCAAACAATCTTCAGAACAGAAACAATAAACTCCTTTGCAGTAACTTCTGcccaaaaagtgaaaatatttgACATACTTTAATTGTTTATCTTCAGAAGACAGCTTAGTCAATGCATTCATGTTATAATTTTCATGAATCCTACACAATTAACtggttaaaaaattattaaatgatatatCTTTAGTCTACTAATCTTTACCTGCCAACTACAACTACAATTCCCCTGGAATACCACTACTTCCCAAGAGATTAAATCAGTAACATGACTTCTAAAGTGGGATCACAACATTGATTATTTCTGTAACTTTCTAGTTAAATAATCAGTGTAAACTCACTGCTACAATTTCGTGATATGAGATTTGGACCTATTTTATGTAAATAAAAGATTGAGCTCATCAAACGTCAATGTATTGCAGCTTCACTGCTCGGTAAACAAAATCATACCTAAGAAAACATTGAAATAGCAACTAACCTGAGACTTGGACCATGAGAGATCGAGCACATCAGCACGGTGTCCTTCAAATGAACAGATGGATTTTTCTGAAAGCGAAAACACAGTCTCGGGCACCACGACATTATCCAAGCTCAATGATTTTCGGCTTATAGATGACCtcccccttttcttcttttctggaTGATTGTCCATACTTGGAGACAAGGAAGTTGGTTCTGGCGACCCATTGGCAATAAacaacaaattcaaattcacaTCATCTGTTTTCTCCATCAACAGATCCCCTTTTCTCTCAGACTCCACAACCTGCCAAACGTGAATATCACCATCTTCACCAGCACTAGCAAGATACTTCCCGTCCAAACTAAACTTAATGCTCCATATAGACCCATTGTGGGCCTGTATCTCCTGGCTCTTGTAGAGCGCCGTGAGCTCTTTACATGATTTTCCATACTGCCTAACCTTCACTCTTTCCGGCCCATGAAACGAAACATCCTGGCTATCATCCGTGGCAGAGCTCGACCTCCTCCCACCCTTCTCCGATGAGGTATCCCTCTCGTCACTGCTCCGTCTCTCCTTATGACCTGTCACCGAGCTCGCCACAGTCCTTATACTCTTGAACCAACCccccttcttcttcatcttcaccCCGCCTCCACCAACCCCATTCGCATTCAAATCCAAGTTATCCGTATTCCCATCCTCCACATTCTGCCGCCGCATCAATTCTTGAACAATCGGTGAGTGCCCAACACTCATCTCAAACTCCTCCATGGTCAACTGCTTCCCAGTCTCCACTTCCTTAAGTTTGTTCCACATCCCATCTTCCCTAATCTCATTCACCACAAACTCCTTCCCATTGTCAAGGTTCTTAATCAAGCAAACTTTCTCACTTTCCTTCCCAACACCATTACAATCCAAAGCCGCCTCAACCTCCCCACCACCACCTACATTACTATCAAAATCACCATTCGAATCGTCACGAATCTCGTCCGCCCTTTTGGAACTACTCTTCCCAATGGGCGGCTTATTCGGTGGAGCGGCAGCACTAGCAACCGGAGATTTTGATCCTCCATTGCCATTACCGCTCCGCGACTTAACAAGAACTTGATCGCCAATACAACTATTACTATCATTGTTATTTACAAGAGAAACCGAAGAAGAATGAATTGAAAGAATTGGAGGAGAACAAACAGAAGACGTAGAGGGCAAAACATCACACTGACGATCATTCCCGTCTGATTTCGATCGAACGATGGCGGAGGCGGCGGGAAGATTGGTCAGGCGATCGGACGACGCCGATCGGCCGAAATCACCGCCTAATTCGAAATCCCGGGTGGTGGGCCTGGTTCGAGATAAGGAGGGGTCGTTGCTGAGGCCCAACTGGCGGAGGAGGCTGGAGCGGCGCTCGGAGACGGAGGAGGGCTCGGAGATCCAGACATCGTACTTGTTGGAGGACGAGACGGCGGTCGGGAATTTGGGGACCGACCCATAATTGGGGGAGGCACAGGAAACGGCGTCGTTGTCGTCGTTGTCGGAGTTGGAATTGGAGCAGGAGCAGGAGGAGGAGACGATGCGGTCGAGGGACTCGTAGAAGCAGTCGTTGTCGTCGTCGGCGTTGTTCTTCTTGTTTTCGTCGTCGTCGTCGGTTTTTCTCATCGTTTAGCGGCTAATAAACCTCGCGGGCATTTCCCATTTCAATGGAGAAATGCCCGGGGGATGAATTGGATCCGAATGGCCGACTCTTATCTCTGTCCGCGTGTGAAACGGCGGCGTTTCGGTTCGATCTTCGCGATTCTTGGGGAATTCGGCGGGATCGGACAAGGAAAGGTGTGGGTTTTGGGGTTGGAACGCAGATccaatgtgagagagagagagagagagagagagagagagtggttgAGGGAACGAAGTCCTATGCTGTGGGGAGTTGGGGTTCGGGCAATGTTTTTGTGTGCgtactcagagagagagagtgagaaagaagaagagagagagagttctttccttaatgggaaaaaaatggtggaaatggaaatggaaatggaaatcgATTTAAAGGGGTCGAGATGGAAGAGATGTGAGAGTTTTTCTTTTGGACGGGGTACAGGCGCATCGTTTGGCCTTTACACTATTTTGCAAAGAGTAATATTTAACGCTAtctaaatatacattttttcaCTACTTTATTTATGTGGGGGAGTGGttcctcaccttaatttatttttaaaaaataaaaaaatttaaaaagtagtaGAGGACCACATTACCACATAGACAATGTggtaaaaaattgaagaaatgagTGTAGTATATCTTTAGATGGTGATGAATTATTACTCTTTTGTAAAAACatgctctttttgtttttcattttttggttttctaatAATTTCAATtgctatatattaatttttttttaaaaaaaaacagctatatatataaatatatatatatatatatatatttctaataatTTCAATtgctaaatattattattttttttaaaaaaaaaaaaaaaaaagaaacagctatatatataaatttgacCAAACAAGCAGGGTACTGTAGCCCTTTCTCTTTGTGGTGAAGGCCATTGATTAGGATACCCAATCGTTTCAATTTTCCAAAAGAATGGAGAAAGAACATCTAACATTAAAATACTTGACATTTGCCATTCTCACTTATCTTcacttgagatttgtaggattttttttttttaatatatatggggAAAAGTTTACATACTTACCTCAAATTAATATTCAATTGACAATGTTCCCTTCATACTTTCAATTAAAACAATGTCttcccaaactactaaaacattGTCAATATACCCTAAGACcggtaaaaatataaaaatgactttacaatttttttaataaaacaaaaatacccctataaaaaactgaaattttttattaaaaaaaataaacttaaaattttttttttaaaaaaaaaataggtttcttaatttctaaaaaaaaaaaacaaaaattttcatttaaaaaaaaaaagaaattttttttaatttgtcttttaatttttaaatttggccacccttgaTTCTTATGTACATctttcttaacatttttttagtttgggattttatttatttatttattaagggCATTTTCATCATTACGGGAAACATTGATAACTTTTTATAGTTTATggagacattgtcaattgagtggtaatttgaggggtaTGTGAactttaccattttttttaataatctaaaacttatatttttatcctacaattatTTCACAAATAGGATGTGACAGTgtaaaccaatttttttattattattattcaagcAATGTAAACCAAttactaaatttgttattttttttttttttttttgaacgaagtAGCATGTACTACATCAATTACTAAAACAAAGCCATAAAGGCATTACAGAGATGGACACAAGGTACAAAGAAACATCAATATCCTAAACCATAAACAAGTCTAACTTAAAAGCAGTGCCTACACAACACACAACATCACAAGGACGCCATTTTTGAACCACTCTCTACAGATATAGTCCAGTAAAATTGTGCATAACATAGACATTGTGACAacaaagaaacaagagaataaaTACCCAACCAAAAAACCATCACTGCCAGCATCAAATAAGGAGATCACCGCCAACCCCTGAGGCTCCCCAACTAGCACAAAACCACCGCAAGCTACCAGCCACCACTCGCTATGGCCTGAGAACAAAGGCGTGATCCACACGTGCCTAACCATAGAAAAAGAACCCCCGTGCGTGCAGACCATGCGCCGGTGGGATCGAACAGCAAGGCCACCAGCTTGAGACGGCCATACCGGTTGACGACAGTGAATACAGATGGAAAGCGCATATCATGAAAGTCCCAGTAGAATATTACAGATTTAGCCCACAGAGAAACACAACTGTTGAAGCATGGCTAGAAATCCACCGGAGACACGACGGAGAATGGTCGATCCTCCAAAATCAACGCTGTATGAAGGCCTTTCAgtccaaaaaagagaaaaacaagaaaagaaaacacaaactcCACAACCCAAAAGGGATAGGAGAACAAAACCTCCATCGGAAACAAGTCCGGGAGGAACAAAACTCCTGCCCTAACGGCAAGGAGCAACCAGACCTCCAATGGAACTATCCatggaggaaacaaaaaaactcCTAGGGAGTAGGAGAACCAAAGACCAGGAGGAGGGAggagcctccctcccccggcgaGCAAACTGAAAACAGaaggtttctctctctagaaaattCGGGAGTTTCTCTCTCTTGTGAAGTATTGTTGAACTAAATTTGTTATTGTTAAACACTAAAGTTGATTGGAATTGTCATATCAAttttatgaaataattaaaaataaaaatgtattatatcttttctttttctttttcttttcttttgggtggAAATATATCGTTGAAACTGAAGGGTATGCAGTGGACGTGAAGACAACTCTGACTAAaaagattcatatatatatatataagaacttCATTGACTATCAAGCTATTAAAAGGTGACTTCAAACCAAACATTAATTCaatcaacgaaaaaaaaaaaaaaagaaggcaagTCTAAATGGAggagaataaattaaattggaCAAAGTTTTTCCTTATAAGAAGATtgaataaaattattcaaatttagTCTAGCTATTAAATTATTCTAATGTCCCTCAAATTAAAGATTGTGACAATGTTcccctcaaattatcaaaaaattgtaatataccCATTTTGTCTcgcaaaaatacaaaaaaaaaaaaaaaatgatcctcAAAgcttttcaataaaacaaagatactcatataaattcaaaaaaataagaataaaaaaagaggtTGAAATAAGGCCACCCCTTGGTCAAATAGAGGTAGTTCAGCCATCccttttagttttggccaaaTAGAGGGTAGCCGAGCCACACCATTGAGCATTGGAGGTGGTTTAATCACTCCCTAGAACTATTTTTGCCGAGCCACCTATTTCGGCCATATCTAGAAGGCTAGTAGTTTGAGAAACATTGATATTATCTTTTAActccaaaaaaatattgtaaattagATTTTAGTTTAAGCGGAGTATGTATACTTTCAAAAAGAATAAACTGAAGAAGAGGAAGTTGAAATAGGGCcatcccttggccaaaatgaaGTTTCTTCCGCCATCTTCtttggccgaaccaccttatGACCATTGATGGTGGTTTGGTCCCCCTCTCGAATTATTTTTGCCACATCACTCATTTTGGCCGAAGGCCGGTAGTTTGTGAAAcattgatgtaatttttaatttgaaaacacattATAAATTGGATTTTAGTTTGAGGTGGAGtttgtatacttttttttttttttttttttttaaaaaaaaaaatgaagaagaagaagaagaagaaagagaaaaagaaaaagtttccAATTAGGACAAATTGCGGAAGACAACCACTAGCAAAGACCGTGCATACTGCATAGTATCGTTGGCACTTGTACCAACTTTTTGAACAACTCAGAGCTTAAACCAATAATTAGCTTCTGTGAGTGCTGTAAACACGACTTTTGCTTGTGGAATACCGGAATCTATTAAAAagattgttcttttttttttttttttttattgtttttatattttcatataagaGAGGGATAGAGATTCGAATTAGTGATTTATACTTCATAAGATGTGGAAAAATGTGATCCTCAATCAATTGAACTACCCCTTAAGAACTATTAAAAAGATTTTTAGGGCCTAACAAACACACTGTTACATGCACGGGGAAGGGAAAGGAGGAGTATTTAggaaaagagtaatattatttagtatgcGTTTGAGATCGTGATTTCGTaaataataagtgcgattttaaactaaattgcagaacataaattgtttgagaactgcgcttttaaaaattacgattgtaaaacgtagaaaatttgctttttcaaatctctGGTAAGAggataattttttgaaaaacacaattttaaaggctaatttgtgattttaaaagttaaactgtaattttgtcaaatgcttacgtctgtttttaaaaatcactttttcaaatcgtacattttaaaatcgttatttaaaatcgcactttttaaaatcgcaaactcaaacgcacccttagtagATTATTATATAACTTTTACTTGAGAGTGATAGTAAAAATCGATCATTGCATTGAAttgttatttgtaaaaaaaaaaaataataataaattatttttattgtcaaaTTATTATAACAGTACggtaattatataataatttatttactaaataacattattcttagatcctttagcattactcatttgtAAATCCTTTTGGTATGGGTAGACTAGCATTAGCTTTTAGGAATTTTCCCCAGTAATATTGGACTTCAACGTAATTACCATTGTTTGGctatgtttctttttcttctcctctttaTGGAGTTGTTGAACTCTTGTTTGTTTTCTCCTTTTCCTTTGTCCCTTATtgcgtagaaaaaaaaataaaaaaataaaaaaaaataaaaaaaaattgaccagcTAATCTTAGCAATTAATACTCTAGATACGTCGTACATTCTACTTAGACCTAGCCACCAAGCTAACCAATTAATGCTCtaatcttcaatttttaatCATAAGGTAATTATAGGCCACATAATGTGGAGATAACCTTTTTCACTCAACATCCTTTCTGTCCTAAACCAAACCTAAAACCCTATGCATATAAGAGAAAGACATGTGGCATTTGATTATCAAGATGACGGGTGCTAATTAATGTCTCAAATTGATGACGGGGCTAATTAGTGTTGGATTTGAGTTATGTcaagatataaatataaaattatatatgttaattttagTTCAGTATATTTAAATAAACGGGGTTAAACTCCTCAACTCTAATacactaattttttattgggtttgTGGGTTacgtaaaaaattatcaaccctaATGTCGCGTGTTTAGTTTGGATTGTGTCTAgtcatgagtataagactataaaaatgaattataaCCCGACCGATTTaattaaaagggttaaatatgtcAATCGTAACTCACTAATTTTGTACTGAACTCATGTCgagttatataaaaaattaatagctCTAATAAGAAGGTATACAAAGGAGTATGACTTGCATCCTTTTGCGCACAAAACATAATTAGGGGTGCAACATTAGTAATTTAGAACGTGTAGCACTCCCGGCCAATATTCTTTGCGCACGGGTACATGACACAAACCAAAACTATGTAAAGGGTAATCATGATCAGGACAAGAATTCTCTCTAGTTCAACTAAACTGAAGAGGATATGGCTTAGGtggtgtaaatttttttacaacacctaTGATGTAGTAAATCTAAGGGTTTGAATTCCttgaaatcaaatccaaacTCTTAGATTTACTATAACATAGGTGCTGCACCTAAGCTTAATCCAATTGAAGAAGAGCCGATTATTACAAACATGAAggcaaaatcatttttttatattttttcaaacaattttacCCCTCTGTCATTTATAGTAACGATCTGGAAATAATCCGAATGCCATAATCATGTGGATAGTGGAAGTAGTAAATGAAGTATGGAAGGGGCTACCTACGCCTGCGCTACATGCCTATGCCAGCGCAGGACGACCCAATTCTTGCCACCTACTTCCTCCTCTCGCTACTCCTCCTATGCTGTCCAGCCCACTACTGATTAAATTGAAGGTGACAGTGTGCGACACCCCATAGCTCTTAACTGATTTCGGGACAATTTATCACGTTCAGAATTaatttctctctccttttttttttttttttttttttttttttttttttttttttttataaaacaatttgaattaaattgaagcatttaaaaaaattacagcacatatattgtaattttttaaactttgccTATaacttttaatcttttaatctTTCATGATTTTTGCAAAAAGATacatcaaatttaaaaagtgttaatttaagatatacatttttcaatttcaacaatccgATAGAATTtgtcgttaaatcctatcaaaattttcaaaatacacttgtgtttattttttttaaaaaaaaaaaattataaatttttttaaagattcaagcatggatatttttgtaaattctgttaaattctgaccaacatctaaatcctagcaattttttctctttttttttttcctaaaaataaaaatggaaattttggaaatgttgataggatttaacggaaaattctaatagatggttgaaattgaaaaaaattgaaaaattgatactctaaattgacaattttttaaaatttggatacc contains these protein-coding regions:
- the LOC133875006 gene encoding uncharacterized protein LOC133875006; translation: MRKTDDDDENKKNNADDDNDCFYESLDRIVSSSCSCSNSNSDNDDNDAVSCASPNYGSVPKFPTAVSSSNKYDVWISEPSSVSERRSSLLRQLGLSNDPSLSRTRPTTRDFELGGDFGRSASSDRLTNLPAASAIVRSKSDGNDRQCDVLPSTSSVCSPPILSIHSSSVSLVNNNDSNSCIGDQVLVKSRSGNGNGGSKSPVASAAAPPNKPPIGKSSSKRADEIRDDSNGDFDSNVGGGGEVEAALDCNGVGKESEKVCLIKNLDNGKEFVVNEIREDGMWNKLKEVETGKQLTMEEFEMSVGHSPIVQELMRRQNVEDGNTDNLDLNANGVGGGGVKMKKKGGWFKSIRTVASSVTGHKERRSSDERDTSSEKGGRRSSSATDDSQDVSFHGPERVKVRQYGKSCKELTALYKSQEIQAHNGSIWSIKFSLDGKYLASAGEDGDIHVWQVVESERKGDLLMEKTDDVNLNLLFIANGSPEPTSLSPSMDNHPEKKKRGRSSISRKSLSLDNVVVPETVFSLSEKSICSFEGHRADVLDLSWSKSQHLLSSSMDKTVRLWHLPSKSCLKVFSHSDYVTCIQFNPVDDRFFISGSLDTKVRIWSIPDRQVVDWNDVREMVTAACYTPDGQGALVGSYKGSCRLYNTSENKLQQKNQINLQNKKKKSHHKKITGFQFAPGSSSEVLITSADSRIRVVDSIDLVHKFKGFRNTNSQISASLTANGKYVVSASEDSNVYVWKHEADSRPSRTKGVTVTHSYEVFHCQDVTVAIPWPGMGDSWGLQDAYCEEQNGLDKNLDEVSTANYPPTPVEDINGGSQSASGFSNSPLHGTISSASNGYFFDRISATWPEEKLIATRNRSSPRVSVDFSNGLNENMPAWGLVIVTAGRRGEIRTFQNFGLPVRI